Proteins encoded within one genomic window of Oncorhynchus masou masou isolate Uvic2021 chromosome 1, UVic_Omas_1.1, whole genome shotgun sequence:
- the LOC135553924 gene encoding vasotocin-neurophysin VT 2: MPHSTLLLCVIGLLAFSSACYIQNCPRGGKRALQDTGIRQCMTCGPGDQGRCFGPSICCGEGLGCWMGSSETARCFEENYLPTPCQTGGRPCGSDAGRCAAPGVCCDSESCVLDPDCLSESRYHSPADHSAGATSDSPGELLLRLLHFATRGQSEY; this comes from the exons ATGCCACATTCCACGCTTCTACTGTGCGTCATCGGACTCCTAGCGTTCTCCTCTGCGTGCTACATCCAGAATTGTCCCAGAGGCGGGAAGCGCGCGTTACAGGACACCGGCATCAGACAG TGCATGACATGTGGACCAGGGGACCAGGGCCGCTGCTTTGGCCCCAGTATCTGCTGTGGGGAGGGGCTGGGCTGCTGGATGGGCTCCTCAGAGACAGCCCGCTGCTTTGAGGAGAATTACCTGCCCACCCCAtgccagacaggagggagacctTGTGGATCTGATGCAGGACGCTGCGCTGCACCAGGAGTTTGCTGTGACTCAG AGAGCTGTGTTCTAGATCCAGACTGTTTGTCGGAGAGTCGGTACCACTCTCCTGCGGATCACAGCGCTGGCGCCACAAGTGACTCACCGGGGGAACTGCTGCTGCGCCTGCTACACTTTGCCACCAGGGGGCAAAGTGAATACTAA